The DNA region AATTTATGATTacaaatgattatattatttttcaattagtgattttaagagtttttccttttaagagtaattttaaatattttttagacatCTTCACTTTTTCAATTGATTTTACGCAGAAATCTAACTACATTTCTCATCTACttccatttatctttctttttttcatctatcttcactcatctatttttatttccGTCTACTTTATTTTTCTCTGAAACTAGTATCTACCAAACAAGGTGTAAGTTTTACAAAGtacaaaagtgaaaaaaaaaggaacaaccAAATTTGATTTATCTTAACCGCTCTTCAGGCCAAAATTGAAGTTTGAAGAACAATATATTCATCATATCATCATTATTTGCTTACTCCACCTCAGTTCTAGTTCACTAaattttcaaactaatttttgGCATTTGATTGCCTGCAACCATTTGCAGGATTATATTATAGTCTCCCTACTTCAATAATACAAATTCATGACTGATTTTTACAtttgagaaaattaatttaatagtaTGAAATAAATGTATATATAGCTATTTTCTGCTcttgagaaaataaaacaataaagcCTCATTCCTATAACTCACTACTAAGTGAGATGAGCTAAATAAATTACACGATGCAACTCAGCtcatgagaaaataaaatagcataaaaaaataaaatattctctaACAGCTTTTGCTTCTTGGGTGAAAATTTTGGACTAGTGATTTCAACTCCACGCTTCGAGTATACCACTTCATATAATGAAGACACCGGTTAGAACCAAATAAACTTATCTGCATATGCACAAGAAAACAAGTTATTAGAATTTTGGCAAAAAGAGAAGACAATAGACACGTAAAATTAAACAACATACAAAACccctattaaaaaaagaatgtaCAACAAAATCTTCGAACCTTAATCTAAGGAAGAGTCTTTGATCTCACGTCAAGCTGAGTGAAAACTACCAGTATCAGCAGAATCATTAAAGACAGTTATGAAAAAAACGTACTCCCTGTGACATGGAATTAAAGGGCAAGAAATAATTTAAGATCAACTACAAATCTCGAGATGCAAATAAATTTGGggataataaaattcaaatgatacaaGATCAAAAGGGACTGAAAGAATACCTGCAATGCAAAAGTAATATCACCCTCATCTACTTTAGGCGACACTCTTCTCAATTTATCCTCTCGAGATTGTCCAAGTTTAATAAGGCCCTGCAGTTATAATATATAACTTCATCATTTCACCTATTATCACTTTCCCTCATTTGAAGTAGAATATGAAAAATCATCTAGTTGCAGGAAGCTACATCTAGAAATCTAAAACCAAATCAAGAGTTGCCTTCAATACCTGGTCATTTAGCACTCTGCACATGTTTGAAAATTCCAAGATTCCCGCTGGAGGAATTATACAAGATTTGCATACCCCCACATACGATTTATACAACTGCATCATTATTACAGTTTAGAAATCAATGTATAGGTCAGAATGGATCAAACCCTTGTGAATGAGAGAAACATACCTCTCCAAGGATTGTATCTTTCTTGGCTCCACGAAAATGTTTCATAGAAGAGCAGAGTACAATCTGCAAGCAGTACAGATCAAGAAAAAAGTTATAGCCAATACCTAGTATAACCTAGTATAAAAGGTGCTTCTGCATTGGGTTTGATTAATTTCAGTATTCAgtaaaacaaccaaaaaaaagCTTATTACATGTCTAAtaccttaatttttaaaagctcTCATCAAACTCTGCTTAAAACTAAAGTGCATAACTTCATTTTAACTTGTAggattttgattcattttacctcttcatttcttctcctataagtactaatgaagaaatttatccaaacttGGCCTTGGTCAAAGATCTTTTGGTTAATTTGAGTATTCTATTACACAAGCCTTTAAACTACTTACCCTTAATGTCTTACAGTTCACATGATTGATCAAAGGTCCCTTCTTCCATCTTTCAAATTTATtggaaaaatgtataaaattcatattatacaggcagaaatttatgatattttgcTAACGTATTGTAGTTAAGAGTCCTAATAAGACACTTCCATTCAGTTTTGAACATTTGATAGGACTTTTGTGATAATAATTAAGACTGAAATTAGCCTATTACATATTCAACCTAAGATAGCATTTAAAGTAGATGAAAAATTGTTAGTTCCAATAATAGGAAGCCTAACTCTACAGTTCACACAACATTCATAGTTCAAGTTACCTGCTGATGATGTGGCAGAGATTGTATTGTATCCACCACTGGTGATCTATATGTCTTGGACAAGGCACGTGCCATATGATCAGTCCTTACCTGCAATTTATTTTGAGGATCTTAGGCCTTTAGTACAAAGTTAGGAAGAGTAAAGGACAGAAGAACTTTACTCGtttaataaatctaaaattattgAATAGTGCTGCTCAGATGTCTTTAACAATGCCTCAATAATAGAACAGATTCTGATTAAAGAAAATAGTTTATTGCAGCtacaatattaattatacaGAATGCTATTATGGAACTAAGTTGACTATACCTAGTATGACCGATAAGTCAAATCAGACTAAAACTAATGTATCTATTTCATGACAACACCTGAGAGAAACCAActgaatttaaaaattagaacaCAACTTTATCCAAAcctattaattaatcaaaagagATGCATTATGAATGCAAATTTCTACTCATTATAGTTCATCCTTAAATTGTTTACAATTTTATTCTAGTGTAACATTTCATAATTCATCCGTAGGTAAGCctaaaaaattagaaacgaatTATTGAACACTTACAGTCTCAAATTCTcgttttttcataaaatcagGAGCTGTAGCAAGATTTTGTCTGGAGGATGATATCTCTTCCAATGAAGTATTCAAATTGCAGGCAGACTCTCTAATTTCTGCTTCAAGCATCTCTATTGCCCTCCTGGAAAAGGAATAAAGTATTAAAGTTGTTCTTTTGCTGGATTTTGCTCTTGCTAAATTGACAAAGCAAATTGTGACAGCAATCTAATAGGAACGATCCAAATTAGAGAAATGAACTAGGATTTTTATTACTGGCACTTCCTCAATCCCTAGATAAGTATCAAAAAGATACAACAGTGATGTTAGAGATGAAGAATCAAATCAAAGTGTAAGTGTGTAATCCTCCCAGTATTAGAAACCTGAGAACTCTCTAACTGAAGCCTCAATTCAACCACACCCCCTAACTAACTTCTTCCCTTTTCCTAATTTATTTGCTCTAATCAAATACATTTAAATGTTTATTGGAGAGTTATTATTTTAACTAAGTTCAAATATTGGGTGAGACTTAATTTTGATCAACAAAATTATGGATGAGATCTGGAACTGTAGTAAatttccatttcaacttttttcGATAAACAAAATGAACACTTTTGATGAATAGGCTTGGATGCACtaatttatcataataataaatgacTGACCCGCATATACAAAGAGCATTCCGCATGTCACCAGAAGCTGCAGCAACTTTCTGCAAAGTGCAGTTCTATTTAGGATCTACATATTATTTCAAGATGAATTACAATAgtgtatttaaaacaaatagtaaaatggGACTTGTTgcattttactcttttttttatcagcaatgCATTTTacctaatataaaaaaaaagatagcatagcactatttttttcaaatatataaatggaCTGACCCTAGCACATAATTCCATGGCTTGCTGTTGGAAGACAGTGTAAGGAAGTTCCTGGTGATGAAACAAaaagttattaacaaaaatattcaacAAGAAAATGTGACATTTGGTTCACATTTTTTATTCCATGAAGTCAGTAAACTATTTAACAAAGCATCACAATGACAATTTCCTTCTAGTGGTCATGATTCAAGGTGAAGATGGCACAACCATATAACtcaagtttaataaaattaatcttacatTTAACCTTTCTTCAAGAATCTTGAGGATCTGATCTTTAGAGTAAGCCCGAAAATTTACAACAATAGGTTTGCCTGAAACAAAACAAATGGAAGAGATTAAAAAACaagacaataaaaataatgaccAATGATGTACACAAGTAGGATAGCTCCATTACTATGGTCATTAAGAATTAGAGAAGCAATATCCAAAgagtttgaaataaaatgaatttttctatatataaactTGTTGACTTTATTTTACTCACAATTTAGTGATGTAAGCCTTGGAAGAAATCGATCAGCTAGGTCAATTGCATTCGCTACACCTGTATAAACAAGCACAATATGTCTTGAATTGCCCAAACTGATTTACTAGCCACGAACAATTTTGTGTTTCAAAGAAATTTACCTATTAATATACATCTAGAAAAAGGAAAGGTGGTGAGCATGAAAAGATCATGGAGCACGCCTCTGTCTTTGGTTATCAAATAATCTAACTCATCAGCTACTATCAATCTGTTACAATGAAGGTATATTACTTCTTTGAtaacatccaagtaaaaaaaatattccatgCATGTCAGACTTCATtatattcaatttgaaaaacTCTGGGATTCATAGTCCAGGGCAGGTATATGTTCCTTACGTCATGTTCTTGTTAGACGATTTCTGAGAATACATGTTCTGAAGTTGCTGTAAGGGTGTAGCCGAAACCTTTTTACCCTGTGTTTGGTTTAACCCAAGTATCTGCTAGAACAGCCAGTGGGTCAGTCAACTGATAACATCAACTTCAGGTCAATGAAATGTGCTTCAGCATTCCTACCTTAGTGAAAATATCTGATGTGTTGGTAAAGGTTGTACAATTTACAGACAAAACATCTGGCTGTGGAAGACCTGCCTGTAAATTATATTGACaagatcatattaaaaaaagaacaaaaatcacATTGCAGTTTAGATAGATCATCCCAAGTTAAAGATCTCTTATAGTCATATGCTTCTTCAGCCAATTAAATGGGATCATCAATTACAAACAACAATGGGCAAGCACAACATATCGAACTCTTCTCTATGAATAACCAAGGGACCCATCAAATACATACTAATGGCTTATTAGACATAACAATCAAGGGCTAgttaattttcaaaagaaaagaggaagaaaaaaaagggcaaaacataattttcaatATCTATGCAACATGTTCACAATCATCAATCCATAACATCACCATGGCACCAAAGACAGCACCAAGAGCATGAAACCAACAAGTACATCATACCTCCTTGGCCCAAATGAGTAATTTGTCTTTCACTTTCTCCATAGATAACGATTTCCCAGTTCCGGGACAGCCACATATGTATAGACTCCCGGCCTTCTGGTGCTCAACGCACCCCTTGCAGAACTCCAAAACCACATTCTGCTCCTCCTCGCGGCACACGACCGAAGCCGGCGCAGTGGACAAGTGCAATGCCAGCTTCACCCTCTTCAATTGCTCACCGTCTATTATTTCCCCACCACAAAAATTAcagaaaccaaaattaaaaagggaaaaagaaagaaagaaaataaaagaaactagAATCTCACCTTTGGGATTCCACTTGGGTTTCACAGCTTCCGGGTCAGCTTGGTTTTCGTCGGCGCCGAATCTGTTCATCTGCAAATGAAAGAACAGAAATCGATAAGTTAAAGGAACTGaaagagaagtgaaaatgaaCGGTGGGGAATTAGGGTTTTGAGGAATTACCGTTGGAGTGGAATTGGGGGTTGCGGCGGTGCATCGGCGGGGCGATTTGCGAGGGGGCGATGAGGGGTGGGATCTCAATGTGCGCTTAGCGGCGATGACTGGCATTGTTCTGAAGAGCAAAATGCGATCTGGTAAATGGTAATAGAAGACACTATGAGATGAGATCATATAAGGTTTGTGTTAGCGGGAAAAACTTCAAATGAGCGCGCCAAATTCAGACCATCTTCTTTTCCCGCGTCATAATAGATACCATTTACATTATTATCAATAATCAAAGGCCATTTATTTTGTggattttattatcattaatcaAAGACCAGGCTTGCGCAATTCAATATCATcaatagtaattattttttgctaTATGAAAGACCGACTTGAACAAAAGcaactcatccaaacacacgGCATTGcattactatttaaaaagtcTCCCTGAatggttttgaaaaaattaaatcattttggtgaaaaaattggttcagattttttataaaaaatgcgCAACCCTATACTATTCACCAAAAAAGTGGCATACATAAGTGTGACAATGTTCTATTTATACCTCTATTTCTATCTATTATTGAGTAATAAACATTCTGAGTAATAAATATTAGGAATGTGACTAAGTTTGAATGGGTTGAATTTAAGATGTTTAAAAGTTTCTAGTGATTAAATAGTATTAAGTTGTGTTAGGTtggattttctattttttttaaagtgttttgGTCACAAGTCATCTATAGATAATGACTTGAATATGCCATTAATAAGAACATTCAAAAGTATATTAATACTTGACTTAGTATAATTAACAATTCCTTATTATTGTAGAGGTAGATCCTAATATTGCAGGAGCATATCAGAATTGATCTCATATTGCGAGAAAAACATTCCTTGGTGGCATGGCTAATTGGTGTTTTGGCTTTCACTTGTTAATGGGTACATGTCATCTACAATGGTACTTGGTGTTAGGCCAAGTCCAAAGAGGTTGATTCCAAAGGAATTGACTAAAATAGTCAACTAGAAAGTCAACCCAAGAGTTTAACCATAAACCTTAGAAGATGTGTATCCTTTCAACCTCAAGTCAAATAAATGGATAAAGCTAAAATTCGAGCTATCATTGAGGTGATGATCACCTTAAGGATCTCAAATAGTGCACGGTCATGTAACCTCAAGCCGAAATAGGTGAATGAGACTAATATTAAAGTTAGATAAAGATATTGGCCTGAAGACCCCAAAGAGTACACAACACTTCAAGCAGATAAGGCTAAATCCTTCGCAATGTTAGCCTTTGCACTTAGCTGATATGTGGAATAATCCTTCACAAGGTCTTTACACATTTAGTacgttaaaaacattttttttttaagttcttatgAGTAAGTCCTACTATTGTATTTACCCTTGTTTAATACCTTTACTCGGCTTGTATGTAGTTTTTGCAAGTAAGCACTCTAATTATTTACCCTTCAACCTTTGCAAGTTGAGCAATGCAATAATGGTTACTCTAAACTTGACATAATAGCTTCGCATAAGTAATTTTCGTCAGCTTGAACGATTGCTTTGTATAGTCTGCTAGATAACTCGACGTGTGCAATTTTTTGTTGGTTAAAGTTGTATTCATTATGAACATTTATcccaacaataaaataaaaatatataattaatcaatTGCCTAAGTCTTAATTAGAAGACCTCTTAGTGTAATGAGGATCACACCTAGGTTTTTGGGTACTCAATCAATTGCCTAGGTCTTGATTGGTCAATCTCTTATTAGAGTGAGGATCACACATAAGTTTATATGTTATCGGCCAATTGGTTAGGTCTTAATTGGTTGACCATGAGGACTATGCATAGGTTTACACATAATTAGTTAATTCCCTATGCCTTAATTTATTAACTTCTGTTTGGACTAAGAATCACACCTAGGTTTGGAGGCCTATTCATGTATTCAATCAAGACAAATGCATACAATGTGTATGACCACCCCAACAATGGTACCATGCATGGCTATCACTAGTTTTCCAAATATATGAACTTTTATAGGtgcaaaaattatattatactcATCCCAAAATAAGTGTCATCCCATATTGTTTCACATAGACCAAAACAAgttaataaatagattaaacagaacaaaaattttataaaaaaatgttattaaatagatgaaagatAATAGTATCAATATTACATTGCAAAACTACCCATGAGGGGAATAGTTAATCATTTGTCCATGAGGAACATCTTGGTTGCTCTACAACTAAATCAGGTCATCTAGATGTCATTCGATGATCATATAGAGGTGCATTTGTTTTGTGACATATACTTCACAAGCTTCTTCCTTCGAGTTGATAGCCAAATTTGTACTCATCTACCAAAATGGGTCTTATATTAGTTTGATCATGTCCAAGGATTTTCTTGATACTCCTGTACTATTATAATGCATGTTTCCACTTGTGTAGACTCTCACACATAACTTCACTCATTTTTACTCTCTAAGCTCACATTTTGACTTAATCGTTGGAGTCTACAGAGGTCTTGCAACCAGAGTCATCCACTATGAACATTATGAGCTATTTGACAAATAACTGGATTCTCCTTCCTTGTTACCACCACACAAGGACATAGCCACATTAGTGGGAGAGGGAGGGGGCTTGCCCCCTAActttttccaaattgaaaaactagtagtctattatattttaaaaaaaatcagattttttatttagtaaaagAAATATGATCTAAAATtggatattatattttattaaattgtaattttcataaaattaatttttatctcttaaactttttctaaattataaaacCAATAGTAAtatcacttttttaaaaaataaatcttataaaatcaatttttatttcctaaatttttttaattataaaatcaatagtaattttatctaaattttatatttgttaaaatatgtttgagattcctaataaatattcaaactTTGTGCTTGCTCCTTAAtacatattttgttttgttttagctccctaataaaacaaaaaactttatttttggtCATTGGCATTTTTTTTAGTCCATGACAAACTACCGAATTTTCTATTTGCTTCCTGGTaaattttcttcatttgttattagtccatttgaaaaatattaataacaaatgattttttttattaggaaacaaacacaaaatttactaatttattaagaactaaaaaaaattcacgggccaaaaataaaattattgttttgttaGAGActtaatgtaaataattttttttattaggagaCAAACATAACATTTAAGTAttcattaaagataaaaa from Glycine soja cultivar W05 chromosome 8, ASM419377v2, whole genome shotgun sequence includes:
- the LOC114423901 gene encoding cell division control protein 6 homolog B-like, with product MISSHSVFYYHLPDRILLFRTMPVIAAKRTLRSHPSSPPRKSPRRCTAATPNSTPTMNRFGADENQADPEAVKPKWNPKDGEQLKRVKLALHLSTAPASVVCREEEQNVVLEFCKGCVEHQKAGSLYICGCPGTGKSLSMEKVKDKLLIWAKEAGLPQPDVLSVNCTTFTNTSDIFTKILGLNQTQGKKVSATPLQQLQNMYSQKSSNKNMTLIVADELDYLITKDRGVLHDLFMLTTFPFSRCILIGVANAIDLADRFLPRLTSLNCKPIVVNFRAYSKDQILKILEERLNELPYTVFQQQAMELCARKVAAASGDMRNALCICGRAIEMLEAEIRESACNLNTSLEEISSSRQNLATAPDFMKKREFETVRTDHMARALSKTYRSPVVDTIQSLPHHQQIVLCSSMKHFRGAKKDTILGELYKSYVGVCKSCIIPPAGILEFSNMCRVLNDQGLIKLGQSREDKLRRVSPKVDEGDITFALQGVRFFHNCL